One region of Anaeromyxobacter paludicola genomic DNA includes:
- a CDS encoding sigma-54-dependent transcriptional regulator, with amino-acid sequence MGDLVLLADDDPGTRKVARANLSLEGFEVLPASCGAEALSRLAESDPLAMVSDLKMPDMDGIALMDRVHALRPGLPVVLVTAHATVETAVQAMRRGALHYLTKPIRYDELALVLRHAVATERTRRDVLRLRGELERAAGFDEMVGASAEMQQVLALVEQVAPASATVLLRGETGTGKELVARALHRRSPRRDRPFVALNCSAVPQALMESELFGHEKGAFTGAEARRVGRFEQADGSTLFLDEVGELDLAVQAKLLRVLQERELHRVGSTAPVRVDVRIVAATNRDLEAMVREGSFREDLYYRLNVIPIRLPALRERPGDLPALMAHFLGDFARRYGREPTPAPPEVLAAAREHTWPGNVRELRNLCERAVVMGWSAVAPMLGPVARPPPPSAAALVDFGLPLLEARQRLVERFEREYLSRLLERHHGKVGEVARAAGIAERNLYEKMKQYGMSREDYR; translated from the coding sequence GTGGGCGACTTGGTCCTCCTCGCCGACGACGACCCGGGCACGCGCAAGGTGGCGCGCGCCAACCTCTCCCTCGAGGGGTTCGAGGTGCTCCCCGCCTCCTGCGGCGCCGAGGCCCTCTCGCGGCTGGCGGAGTCCGACCCGCTGGCGATGGTCTCCGACCTCAAGATGCCCGACATGGACGGCATCGCGCTCATGGACCGGGTCCACGCGCTCCGGCCCGGGCTGCCGGTGGTGCTCGTCACCGCCCACGCCACCGTGGAGACCGCGGTGCAGGCGATGCGGCGGGGCGCGCTCCACTACCTCACGAAGCCGATCCGCTACGACGAGCTCGCCCTGGTGCTGCGCCACGCCGTGGCCACGGAGCGGACGCGGCGCGACGTGCTCCGGCTGCGCGGCGAGCTCGAGCGGGCCGCCGGCTTCGACGAGATGGTCGGCGCCTCGGCGGAGATGCAGCAGGTGCTCGCGCTCGTCGAGCAGGTGGCGCCGGCCTCGGCCACCGTGCTCCTCCGCGGCGAGACCGGCACCGGCAAGGAGCTCGTGGCCCGCGCCCTCCACCGCCGCTCCCCCCGGCGCGACCGGCCCTTCGTGGCGCTCAACTGCTCCGCGGTGCCCCAGGCGCTCATGGAGAGCGAGCTCTTCGGGCACGAGAAGGGGGCCTTCACCGGCGCCGAGGCCCGGCGGGTGGGGCGCTTCGAGCAGGCCGACGGCTCGACCCTCTTCCTCGACGAGGTGGGCGAGCTCGACCTCGCGGTGCAGGCCAAGCTCCTGCGCGTGCTCCAGGAGCGCGAGCTCCACCGCGTCGGCTCGACCGCGCCGGTGCGGGTGGACGTCCGCATCGTCGCCGCCACCAACCGCGACCTCGAGGCGATGGTGCGCGAGGGGAGCTTCCGCGAGGACCTCTACTACCGGCTCAACGTGATCCCCATCCGTCTCCCGGCGCTCCGCGAGCGGCCGGGGGACCTGCCCGCGCTCATGGCCCACTTCCTCGGCGACTTCGCCCGGCGCTACGGGCGCGAGCCGACCCCGGCGCCGCCCGAGGTGCTCGCCGCGGCGCGGGAGCACACCTGGCCCGGCAACGTCCGCGAGCTGCGCAACCTCTGCGAGCGGGCCGTGGTGATGGGCTGGAGCGCCGTCGCCCCCATGCTCGGCCCCGTCGCGCGGCCGCCCCCGCCCTCCGCCGCGGCGCTGGTGGACTTCGGGCTGCCGCTCCTCGAGGCGCGGCAGCGGCTGGTCGAGCGGTTCGAGCGCGAGTACCTGTCGCGGCTGCTCGAGCGGCACCACGGGAAGGTGGGCGAGGTGGCGCGCGCGGCCGGCATCGCCGAGCGCAACCTGTACGAGAAGATGAAGCAGTACGGGATGAGCCGGGAGGACTACCGGTAG
- the nrfH gene encoding cytochrome c nitrite reductase small subunit, producing the protein MPAGLTAISAPALLATAALGLAAGVGGYAFVYAKGYSYLTNDPAACANCHVMQGYYDTWRQSPHHAAAGCNDCHTPAGKVAKYVVKAENGFHHSLAFTVGNFPDQIKARPSSREVVNGQCQHCHAEITHDMTDFGKDEAVDCVRCHASVGHLR; encoded by the coding sequence ATGCCGGCCGGCCTCACCGCCATCTCCGCCCCCGCCCTGCTCGCCACCGCGGCGCTCGGCCTCGCGGCGGGCGTGGGCGGGTACGCCTTCGTCTACGCGAAGGGCTACTCGTACCTGACCAACGACCCCGCCGCCTGCGCCAACTGCCACGTGATGCAGGGCTACTACGACACCTGGCGGCAGTCCCCGCACCACGCCGCCGCGGGCTGCAACGACTGCCACACCCCCGCCGGGAAGGTCGCGAAGTACGTGGTGAAGGCCGAGAACGGCTTCCACCACTCGCTGGCCTTCACGGTCGGGAACTTCCCCGACCAGATCAAGGCGCGCCCCTCCAGCCGCGAGGTGGTGAACGGGCAGTGCCAGCACTGCCACGCCGAGATCACGCACGACATGACCGACTTCGGCAAGGACGAGGCCGTCGACTGCGTCCGCTGCCACGCTTCCGTGGGCCACCTCCGGTAG
- a CDS encoding ammonia-forming cytochrome c nitrite reductase subunit c552, with protein MIETPKKSSARPALLVALAAAFAVIAVLVVALVANVAEHKREAKVPTVRVVELTEETDDPALWGKNFPQEYDQYKKTAEMTPTRFGGSEAVPRVPTSDDPREKVSRSKIDADPRLKTMWAGYAFAADFRERRGHMYVLEDQLYTKRQQVVKQPGTCAQCHASTWVAYRKLGDGDLIKGFEKMNQMPYSEAKNLLKHPVACIDCHEPKTMALRVTKPGFLEGIKALKASQGVPNYDPNTMATRQEMRAFVCGQCHVEYYFKGPEKRLVYPWAKGLKIDDIMSYYDEIKFKDWTHKETGAQVLKAQHPEFETWNQGIHARSGVTCVDCHMPYMRVGGTKMADHHVRSPLLNVNRACQQCHKWSDAELKDRVETIQLRFKKLRDQAMDSLVALIGDLKAAKEAGKSDAELATARYLQRRAQFYLDFVEAENSAGFHAPDEQVRVLGESINYSRQGQIALRDPSFKPTVAVVDIPATPPAPAPGAPAVVPASAPAPAAH; from the coding sequence ATGATCGAGACCCCGAAGAAGTCCTCCGCGCGCCCGGCCCTGCTCGTCGCGCTCGCCGCAGCCTTCGCCGTCATCGCGGTGCTGGTGGTGGCGCTGGTCGCCAACGTCGCCGAGCACAAGCGGGAGGCGAAGGTCCCCACCGTCCGCGTGGTGGAGCTCACCGAGGAGACCGACGACCCGGCGCTCTGGGGCAAGAACTTCCCCCAGGAGTACGACCAGTACAAGAAGACCGCCGAGATGACGCCCACCCGCTTCGGCGGCAGCGAGGCGGTCCCGCGCGTCCCGACCTCCGACGATCCGCGCGAGAAGGTGTCGCGCTCCAAGATCGACGCCGACCCGCGCCTCAAGACCATGTGGGCCGGCTACGCCTTCGCCGCCGACTTCCGCGAGCGGCGCGGCCACATGTACGTCCTCGAGGACCAGCTCTACACGAAGCGGCAGCAGGTGGTGAAGCAGCCCGGCACCTGTGCCCAGTGCCACGCCTCGACCTGGGTCGCCTACCGCAAGCTCGGCGACGGCGACCTCATCAAGGGCTTCGAGAAGATGAACCAGATGCCCTACTCCGAGGCGAAGAACCTCCTCAAGCACCCGGTGGCCTGCATCGACTGCCACGAGCCGAAGACCATGGCGCTGCGCGTGACGAAGCCCGGCTTCCTCGAGGGCATCAAGGCGCTCAAGGCCTCGCAGGGCGTGCCCAACTACGACCCGAACACCATGGCCACGCGGCAGGAGATGCGGGCGTTCGTCTGCGGCCAGTGCCACGTCGAGTACTACTTCAAGGGGCCCGAGAAGCGGCTCGTCTACCCCTGGGCGAAGGGGCTCAAGATCGACGACATCATGAGCTACTACGACGAGATCAAGTTCAAGGACTGGACGCACAAGGAGACCGGCGCCCAGGTCCTCAAGGCCCAGCACCCCGAGTTCGAGACCTGGAACCAGGGCATCCACGCCCGCTCCGGCGTGACCTGCGTCGACTGCCACATGCCGTACATGCGCGTCGGCGGCACCAAGATGGCCGACCACCACGTCCGCAGCCCGCTGCTCAACGTGAACCGCGCCTGCCAGCAGTGCCACAAGTGGTCGGACGCCGAGCTCAAGGACCGGGTCGAGACCATCCAGCTCCGCTTCAAGAAGCTGCGCGACCAGGCGATGGACTCGCTCGTGGCCCTCATCGGCGACCTGAAGGCGGCCAAGGAGGCCGGCAAGTCGGACGCCGAGCTCGCCACCGCCCGCTACCTGCAGCGCCGGGCCCAGTTCTACCTGGACTTCGTCGAGGCCGAGAACTCGGCCGGCTTCCACGCGCCGGACGAGCAGGTCCGCGTGCTCGGCGAGTCGATCAACTACTCGCGCCAGGGCCAGATCGCGCTCCGCGATCCGAGCTTCAAGCCGACGGTCGCCGTGGTGGACATCCCGGCGACGCCGCCGGCCCCGGCCCCGGGCGCGCCCGCGGTGGTCCCGGCCTCCGCCCCCGCCCCGGCCGCCCACTAG
- a CDS encoding cytochrome c3 family protein — protein sequence MRTRSAFAVLLAAALVGPALPGASAAAAPPARHPEVAVGGAETCASCHAEVTPAAARAWRESRHGLDQVKCFACHGSTGADFRRHPEPARCQACHAREVDSVTQAGATRDCFACHPSHALLPAKGKSPHVKK from the coding sequence ATGCGCACCCGCTCCGCGTTCGCAGTCCTGCTCGCAGCCGCCCTCGTCGGGCCCGCCCTCCCGGGCGCGTCCGCCGCCGCCGCCCCGCCCGCCCGCCACCCCGAGGTGGCGGTGGGCGGCGCCGAGACCTGCGCCTCCTGCCACGCCGAGGTCACCCCCGCGGCGGCCAGGGCCTGGCGGGAGAGCCGGCACGGCCTCGACCAGGTGAAGTGCTTCGCCTGCCACGGCTCGACCGGCGCCGACTTCCGCCGCCACCCCGAGCCGGCGCGCTGCCAGGCCTGCCACGCCCGCGAGGTGGACTCGGTGACGCAGGCCGGGGCGACCCGCGACTGCTTCGCCTGCCACCCCTCGCACGCGCTCCTGCCCGCCAAGGGCAAGAGCCCTCACGTGAAGAAGTAG
- a CDS encoding molybdopterin oxidoreductase family protein, translating into MTISRRDFLKTTAAASALAALGKPGTALASPAGTTWVKSVCRYCGTGCGLYVGVEGGKVTAVRGDAQDHNAGFLCVKGAALPQIMGAKDRHLHPLVRRGDKLVRASWEEAMGLVASRFQETIQKFGPDAVGFYGSGQGLTEETYVANKLFKAGIRTNNVDGNPRLCMASATAGYVGTYGKDEPMGCYEDLDHADVFFITGSNTAECHPVLFRRIVRRKERGQDVKVIVLDPRRTATSRIADLHLSCTPGTDLAIFNAMAHVLFAEGLVDRDFIRDHVAFGEGTEVNRALADYEKFLQSWTPAEAARLAGCKAEDIVTAARWFGARGRKTTSLWTMGLNQRSRGTWANQLVHNLHLVTGKIGEPGSTPLSLTGQPNACGGVRDGGALSHLLPYGRLVANDQHRAQMEKLWNVPAGTLQPKPGLATVDLFRAMEEGKLKALYVMCTNPGQSLPSLERYRKAMRKEGAFLVVSEAFHPTRTSELADVVLPAALWAEKEGVYGCTERRYHLLEQAVKPAGEARPDFQILCDLARRLGHAGLVPFKTPAEAWDEILTLCKGTPYDFTGMTRAALKESHGLLWPLPSPGHPGTKRRYVRGDDPFVPADHPQRLKFYGRPDGKAVVWLRPYQPPAEVVDADYPLWFNTGRVLEHWHTGTMTRNCAELRQSQAEAVAELHPEDAKRLGVGPGDQVKVTSRRGAETFQVSVVEGQRPGSVFAHMHDDQRLCNRITVDAVDPVSKEPEFKICAVKVEKVSARKA; encoded by the coding sequence GTGACCATCTCCCGGCGAGACTTCCTCAAGACCACCGCCGCCGCCTCCGCGCTGGCCGCCCTCGGCAAGCCGGGGACCGCCCTCGCCTCCCCGGCGGGCACCACCTGGGTGAAGAGCGTCTGCCGCTACTGCGGCACCGGCTGCGGCCTGTACGTCGGCGTCGAGGGCGGCAAGGTGACCGCCGTCCGCGGCGACGCCCAGGACCACAACGCCGGCTTCCTCTGCGTGAAGGGCGCCGCCCTCCCCCAGATCATGGGCGCGAAGGACCGGCACCTCCACCCGCTCGTGCGCAGGGGCGACAAGCTCGTGCGCGCCAGCTGGGAGGAGGCGATGGGGCTCGTCGCCTCGCGCTTCCAGGAGACCATCCAGAAGTTCGGCCCGGACGCGGTCGGCTTCTACGGCTCGGGCCAGGGGCTCACCGAGGAGACCTACGTCGCCAACAAGCTGTTCAAGGCCGGGATCCGGACCAACAACGTGGACGGCAACCCGCGCCTCTGCATGGCGAGCGCGACCGCCGGCTACGTCGGCACCTACGGCAAGGACGAGCCGATGGGGTGCTACGAGGACCTCGACCACGCCGACGTCTTCTTCATCACCGGGTCGAACACCGCCGAGTGCCACCCGGTGCTCTTCCGCCGCATCGTCCGGCGCAAGGAGCGCGGCCAGGACGTGAAGGTGATCGTCCTCGACCCGCGCCGCACCGCCACCTCGCGCATCGCCGACCTGCACCTCTCCTGCACGCCCGGCACCGACCTCGCCATCTTCAACGCCATGGCGCACGTGCTCTTCGCCGAGGGGCTCGTGGACCGCGACTTCATCCGGGACCACGTCGCCTTCGGCGAGGGGACCGAGGTGAACCGCGCCCTCGCCGACTACGAGAAGTTCCTCCAGTCCTGGACGCCGGCCGAGGCGGCGCGCCTCGCCGGCTGCAAGGCCGAGGACATCGTCACCGCGGCCCGGTGGTTCGGCGCCAGGGGGCGCAAGACCACCTCGCTCTGGACCATGGGGCTGAACCAGCGCAGCCGCGGCACCTGGGCCAACCAGCTCGTCCACAACCTGCACCTCGTCACCGGCAAGATCGGCGAGCCCGGCTCGACGCCGCTCTCGCTCACCGGCCAGCCGAACGCCTGCGGCGGCGTCCGCGACGGCGGCGCCCTCTCGCACCTGCTCCCCTACGGCCGCCTCGTCGCCAACGACCAGCACCGGGCGCAGATGGAGAAGCTCTGGAACGTGCCGGCGGGCACGCTCCAGCCCAAGCCGGGGCTCGCCACCGTGGACCTGTTCCGGGCCATGGAGGAGGGCAAGCTCAAGGCGCTCTACGTGATGTGCACCAACCCGGGCCAGTCGCTCCCGAGCCTCGAGCGCTACCGGAAGGCGATGCGGAAGGAGGGCGCGTTCCTCGTGGTCTCGGAGGCCTTCCACCCGACCCGCACCTCCGAGCTCGCCGACGTGGTGCTGCCGGCGGCGCTCTGGGCCGAGAAGGAGGGGGTCTACGGCTGCACCGAGCGGCGCTACCACCTGCTCGAGCAGGCGGTGAAGCCGGCCGGCGAGGCCCGCCCCGACTTCCAGATCCTCTGCGACCTCGCCCGCCGCCTCGGGCACGCCGGGCTCGTCCCCTTCAAGACCCCTGCCGAGGCCTGGGACGAGATCCTCACCCTCTGCAAGGGCACGCCCTACGACTTCACCGGCATGACCCGCGCCGCGCTGAAGGAGTCGCACGGCCTGCTCTGGCCCCTCCCCTCCCCCGGCCACCCCGGCACGAAGCGGCGCTACGTGAGGGGCGACGACCCGTTCGTCCCGGCCGACCACCCGCAGCGGCTCAAGTTCTACGGCCGCCCCGACGGCAAGGCGGTGGTCTGGCTCCGCCCCTACCAGCCGCCGGCCGAGGTGGTGGACGCGGACTACCCCCTCTGGTTCAACACCGGCCGCGTCCTCGAGCACTGGCACACCGGCACCATGACCCGGAACTGCGCCGAGCTGCGGCAGTCCCAGGCCGAGGCGGTCGCCGAGCTGCACCCGGAGGACGCGAAGCGGCTCGGCGTCGGCCCCGGCGATCAGGTGAAGGTGACCTCGCGCCGCGGCGCCGAGACCTTCCAGGTCTCCGTCGTGGAGGGCCAGCGCCCCGGCTCGGTCTTCGCGCACATGCACGACGACCAGCGGCTCTGCAACCGGATCACCGTGGACGCGGTGGACCCGGTGTCGAAGGAGCCGGAGTTCAAGATCTGCGCGGTCAAGGTGGAGAAGGTCTCCGCCCGGAAGGCCTGA